One Fuerstiella marisgermanici DNA window includes the following coding sequences:
- a CDS encoding phosphatase PAP2 family protein encodes MSSVSISSATRTLPVSRDAAFKGVLILATFVFDVVLIASLGLWFPLDDLIRPLLTATVLSGVGLWYLRRQEHGFVMCLLSLTQLVLFTSAYTVLMYAVAAVNMPLVDPYLAGFDQMLGIRVDRIAEWTARIPMLSVPLGIAYDTVMLQTAAAVVVLGFANRRRELEGFVLQFMLTTLTCAVLFVLLPADGPFITYDYAPNEAQQRFLHDFHEMRSQQRTLVTWRDAEGLITCPSFHTTWAILLAWAFRGVRYARWPMLLLNVLVVASTMTTGWHYFSDVVSGALLAVVGIVVVNRLQPWLYDEDNRPRPMSV; translated from the coding sequence ATGAGCTCCGTTTCCATTTCATCCGCTACGCGTACGCTGCCGGTCAGTCGTGACGCTGCCTTCAAGGGTGTTTTGATCCTCGCGACGTTCGTGTTCGATGTCGTGCTGATCGCGTCGCTTGGGCTTTGGTTTCCGCTGGACGATCTGATTCGGCCGCTGCTAACGGCCACGGTGCTTTCCGGCGTCGGGCTGTGGTATCTGCGACGTCAGGAGCACGGATTCGTGATGTGTCTGTTGTCGCTGACTCAGTTGGTTCTGTTCACGTCGGCCTACACGGTGCTGATGTACGCGGTCGCGGCGGTCAACATGCCGCTTGTCGATCCTTATCTTGCCGGCTTCGACCAGATGCTGGGCATCCGCGTCGATCGTATTGCCGAATGGACCGCCCGGATCCCGATGCTAAGCGTTCCGCTGGGAATCGCTTACGACACCGTGATGTTGCAAACAGCGGCTGCCGTGGTTGTCCTCGGATTCGCCAATCGCCGCCGTGAACTGGAAGGCTTCGTTCTGCAGTTCATGCTGACTACGCTGACGTGTGCTGTCCTGTTCGTGCTACTTCCGGCCGACGGCCCGTTCATCACTTACGATTACGCGCCGAACGAAGCTCAGCAGCGTTTTCTGCATGACTTTCACGAAATGAGATCTCAGCAACGCACACTCGTCACATGGCGCGACGCGGAAGGGCTGATCACATGCCCTTCGTTTCACACGACGTGGGCCATTCTGCTGGCATGGGCATTTCGAGGCGTGCGTTACGCTCGCTGGCCGATGTTGCTGCTGAATGTGTTAGTCGTCGCTTCCACGATGACGACTGGCTGGCACTACTTTTCGGATGTCGTTTCTGGAGCACTGTTGGCGGTCGTGGGGATCGTCGTCGTGAACCGCCTGCAACCGTGGCTTTACGACGAAGACAACCGGCCTCGCCCGATGAGTGTCTGA